A window of Formosa sp. Hel1_31_208 contains these coding sequences:
- a CDS encoding RNA polymerase sigma factor yields the protein MSDDKTLILKLQNRDETAFSLVYDKYSAALYGVIIRLCKDEHDAKNLLQDTFMTIWDKADGYDFDKGRFYTWAHRIARNKTLNFLRKSDKLIQVEDLSVYKNRTEEVTDKLDDLKLKGTIKRLDAHHQRAIELVYFNGLTHREAHEEMNVPLGTFKSYIKQALKQLQQSYIKITVFITILIEVMR from the coding sequence ATGAGTGACGACAAAACCCTTATTTTAAAACTCCAAAACAGAGACGAAACTGCTTTTTCACTGGTTTACGACAAGTATTCTGCTGCACTTTATGGTGTCATTATTAGACTTTGTAAAGATGAGCACGACGCAAAGAATTTACTTCAGGACACCTTTATGACTATTTGGGATAAAGCGGATGGCTACGACTTTGATAAAGGTCGTTTTTATACTTGGGCACATCGCATTGCTAGAAACAAAACGTTAAATTTTTTGAGAAAATCTGATAAACTCATCCAAGTTGAAGATTTAAGTGTATATAAAAATAGAACCGAAGAAGTAACTGATAAACTAGATGACCTAAAACTGAAAGGCACGATTAAGCGCTTAGATGCTCATCACCAAAGAGCTATTGAACTTGTTTATTTTAATGGGCTGACCCATCGAGAAGCACATGAAGAAATGAATGTTCCTTTAGGAACTTTTAAATCTTACATAAAACAAGCTTTAAAACAATTGCAACAATCGTACATAAAGATTACAGTATTTATTACAATCTTAATTGAAGTAATGAGATGA
- a CDS encoding anti-sigma factor: MDKTYILDNGILELYVLSELSQSEQQQVQRVIQQHPELKTIVETIEYSFESLAFENAIDPPTSVKTNLLRDISTSPTKIIAISPQKSLRSYLAIAASIAAFLFVGTIYMYTQLNTTKNQLKIVEQENTKLNNNINNLNTSLEETSTWYVMINNPDVEKYILTGNSQMPEAKVISYVNNTDKTVVINTAYLPELDKDHDYQMWADVEGEMINMGVIHKNKDMLAMTYIDHAESLNITIEPAGGNDHPTVSQLITNIYL; this comes from the coding sequence ATGGATAAGACTTACATATTAGATAATGGTATATTAGAACTATACGTGTTAAGCGAACTTAGTCAAAGCGAGCAACAACAAGTGCAGCGTGTCATACAACAACATCCTGAATTAAAAACAATAGTAGAGACCATTGAATATAGTTTTGAATCTTTAGCCTTTGAAAACGCTATTGATCCTCCTACTTCGGTCAAAACAAACCTACTGAGAGACATTTCAACTTCACCTACAAAAATTATTGCTATAAGTCCACAAAAATCATTGCGTTCATATCTTGCAATTGCAGCGAGTATTGCTGCGTTTTTGTTTGTTGGTACTATTTATATGTACACCCAACTAAATACCACAAAAAATCAGTTAAAAATTGTGGAACAAGAGAATACCAAACTCAATAATAACATTAACAATCTGAATACGTCTTTGGAAGAAACGAGCACCTGGTATGTCATGATAAATAATCCAGATGTTGAAAAATATATTCTTACTGGGAACTCCCAAATGCCAGAGGCTAAGGTCATAAGTTATGTGAACAATACTGATAAAACCGTTGTGATAAACACGGCATATTTACCAGAACTCGATAAAGATCATGATTACCAAATGTGGGCAGATGTAGAAGGGGAAATGATCAACATGGGTGTAATACATAAAAATAAAGACATGCTCGCAATGACTTATATTGACCATGCTGAGTCACTAAATATCACTATAGAACCTGCAGGCGGTAACGATCATCCAACAGTATCTCAGTTGATTACTAATATCTATTTATAA
- a CDS encoding energy transducer TonB: MEVKKNPKVDVGRNSSLYFAIGLNLMLLTTYLMFEHKFYADDSYVRDIVQMDKLVEEDIPIINIDVPPPPPPPPAIVSEDLKIVEDVVEIEETIIESSEVSQSDAIETIVSVDDVDVEEVEEEISVPFSVIEHVPVFPGCESGTKEEKIACFERSIQQHVKKNFKYPETALELGMQGKVYVLFAIDQTGHVSGIRSRGPDKILEKEAERIIGLLPKMVPGKQRGRAVKMPYSIPISFVLRN, translated from the coding sequence ATGGAAGTTAAAAAGAACCCAAAAGTAGATGTCGGACGAAATAGTAGTCTCTATTTCGCAATCGGCTTAAATTTGATGTTATTAACAACTTATCTCATGTTTGAGCATAAATTTTACGCAGATGATAGTTACGTAAGAGATATTGTTCAAATGGATAAGCTTGTAGAGGAAGATATTCCAATTATTAATATTGATGTCCCACCGCCACCTCCACCACCTCCAGCTATTGTATCGGAAGATTTAAAAATTGTTGAAGATGTGGTAGAAATTGAAGAAACTATTATCGAAAGTAGTGAAGTAAGTCAGTCTGACGCAATTGAAACTATTGTTAGTGTGGATGATGTCGATGTAGAAGAGGTAGAAGAAGAAATTTCTGTACCGTTTTCAGTTATAGAACATGTTCCTGTATTTCCTGGATGTGAGTCTGGCACAAAAGAAGAAAAAATAGCTTGTTTTGAGCGTTCTATCCAACAGCACGTTAAAAAGAATTTTAAGTATCCCGAAACAGCTTTAGAATTAGGGATGCAAGGTAAGGTGTATGTATTGTTCGCTATCGATCAAACAGGACACGTATCTGGAATTAGATCTAGAGGTCCGGATAAAATATTAGAAAAAGAAGCAGAACGTATTATCGGGTTATTGCCTAAAATGGTACCTGGTAAACAACGTGGAAGAGCAGTAAAAATGCCATACAGTATCCCAATTAGTTTCGTGCTACGTAACTAA
- a CDS encoding carboxypeptidase-like regulatory domain-containing protein, whose amino-acid sequence MKTLTTFLILLISTMTFGQTIINGKVTDIKGEPIPGANVYLDGTYDGDTTDEHGDFSFTTEETGAQILKISFISYETKTIVGEVSTLHNLQIKLREDVEALDGVVITAGTFEANDNSKVSVLNSLDVVTTASALGDFVGALQTLPGTSTVSEDGRLFVRGGDAEETQIFIDGIRVFTPFTPSTNNIPTRGRYSPFLFDGITFSTGGYSAEYGNALSSVLLLNTINEPDQEKTDIGLMTVGGSLGRTEKWENSSLSVNASYINLAPYLAIYSDRNDWEKPFEGAQGEAVFRQKFEYGLLKIYAAFDTTNFELTQEDINSTEGLRFKLKNRNFYTNTSYVSVLGKGWTLNTGLSCTIAKTDIGIVNDAINDDENSLHAKIKIKKRFSSRFKLNFGLEHFTTNFDETYASEGVNATYGYINNNSAAFVESDIIFNKNLALKVGLRADNYELSDEFQVAPRVSIAYKTSKNGQLSLAYGDFYQNATSATLKFNPEVGTQNTKHYIMNYQYVNDGKIFRAETYRKDYNKLIKFDTEFASFDSNINNSGSGFAQGIDLFWRDNKSIKNVDYWLSYSYLDTERDYRNFPTQSQPSFANTHNFSAVAKYWIEDWKSQVGFAYTFASGRPYTNPNTTQFLGEKTKSFNSLSLNWAYLLSPQKILYLSVNNVLAFKNINGYQYANTPDMNGNFARRALKPAADQFFFVGFFWTISEDGTDNQLDNL is encoded by the coding sequence ATGAAAACGCTAACTACATTTTTAATACTTCTCATATCTACCATGACATTTGGGCAAACAATAATCAACGGAAAAGTAACAGATATTAAGGGTGAACCTATTCCGGGAGCCAATGTCTATTTAGACGGGACTTACGATGGCGATACTACAGATGAACATGGGGATTTTAGTTTTACTACAGAAGAAACCGGTGCTCAGATTCTTAAGATTTCCTTTATTTCCTATGAAACTAAAACTATTGTTGGTGAGGTATCTACGTTACATAATTTACAAATAAAATTAAGAGAGGATGTCGAAGCGTTAGATGGTGTGGTAATTACTGCAGGAACTTTTGAGGCTAATGATAACAGTAAAGTATCGGTGTTAAATTCTTTAGATGTAGTAACAACGGCTAGTGCCCTAGGAGATTTTGTTGGAGCCTTACAGACGCTGCCAGGAACGTCTACCGTATCTGAAGATGGTCGATTATTCGTGAGAGGCGGCGATGCTGAAGAGACACAAATTTTCATTGATGGAATTCGTGTATTTACACCATTTACGCCTTCTACAAATAATATTCCAACACGAGGTCGATATTCACCTTTTTTATTTGATGGGATAACATTTTCTACTGGTGGTTATTCTGCAGAATATGGCAATGCTCTATCTAGCGTATTATTATTAAACACCATCAACGAACCAGATCAGGAAAAAACTGATATTGGTCTCATGACCGTAGGAGGTAGCTTGGGACGCACTGAAAAATGGGAGAACTCTTCTTTAAGCGTTAACGCGTCTTATATTAATTTGGCGCCATATTTAGCGATATATTCAGATCGTAACGATTGGGAAAAGCCATTTGAAGGTGCACAGGGAGAAGCCGTATTTCGTCAAAAATTTGAATATGGACTCCTTAAAATTTATGCGGCTTTTGATACGACTAATTTTGAATTGACTCAAGAGGATATTAATAGCACAGAAGGCTTACGTTTTAAATTAAAAAACAGAAACTTTTATACAAATACCTCATATGTGAGTGTCCTTGGCAAAGGATGGACACTTAATACAGGTTTGAGCTGTACCATTGCTAAAACGGATATTGGTATTGTGAATGACGCTATTAATGACGATGAAAACTCATTGCACGCGAAAATTAAAATTAAGAAAAGGTTTAGTAGTAGATTTAAACTAAATTTTGGACTTGAGCATTTTACTACCAATTTTGATGAAACATATGCTTCGGAAGGTGTTAATGCCACATATGGTTATATCAATAATAATTCAGCAGCTTTTGTAGAGTCAGATATCATTTTTAATAAAAACCTTGCTTTAAAAGTAGGGCTAAGAGCTGATAACTATGAGCTTTCTGACGAGTTTCAAGTGGCCCCTAGAGTTTCAATTGCGTATAAGACTTCAAAAAACGGACAACTATCTTTAGCTTATGGAGACTTTTATCAAAATGCCACAAGTGCTACTTTAAAATTCAATCCTGAGGTAGGAACTCAAAATACCAAACACTATATCATGAACTATCAATACGTTAATGATGGCAAAATTTTTAGAGCTGAAACCTATCGTAAGGATTATAATAAACTCATCAAGTTTGATACAGAATTCGCGAGTTTTGATTCTAATATTAACAATTCAGGTTCTGGTTTTGCTCAAGGAATAGATCTGTTTTGGAGAGATAATAAAAGTATTAAAAATGTAGATTACTGGCTTAGTTATTCTTATTTAGATACAGAACGTGATTACCGCAATTTCCCAACACAGTCGCAACCAAGTTTTGCTAACACACATAATTTTTCTGCGGTAGCAAAGTATTGGATTGAAGACTGGAAAAGTCAGGTAGGATTTGCATATACCTTTGCTTCCGGAAGACCATATACCAACCCAAATACCACTCAGTTTTTAGGCGAGAAGACCAAGAGTTTTAATAGTTTGAGTTTGAATTGGGCTTATTTATTAAGTCCGCAGAAAATATTATATCTATCAGTGAACAATGTTTTAGCTTTTAAAAACATTAATGGCTACCAGTATGCTAATACCCCGGATATGAATGGGAATTTTGCACGAAGAGCATTGAAACCTGCGGCAGATCAGTTTTTCTTTGTGGGATTCTTTTGGACTATCAGTGAAGATGGAACAGATAATCAATTGGATAATTTGTAA
- a CDS encoding lysoplasmalogenase encodes MLSETEKKFSIIFSLILISELITGSHPDYEVLHYICKPAIVISLLVFFWIHSKRFNVKLRYLTVLALLFSLMGDILLMFVDRSPNYFLFGLVAFLVAHTMYISVFLLHRNKQIYPFRFSAILIVYGLGLYSFLQDGLNDMLFPVLIYMLVILIMVNTAFLRIKQTSSLSYKLVFIGAITFAISDSILALNKFNTPIAYSNIGIMFTYGLAQYLIVLGILKHR; translated from the coding sequence ATGCTCTCCGAAACCGAAAAAAAATTCAGCATTATCTTTAGCTTGATACTAATTTCCGAATTAATAACCGGCAGTCATCCAGATTATGAAGTCCTGCATTATATCTGTAAACCAGCCATTGTAATATCCTTATTAGTATTTTTCTGGATTCACAGTAAGAGATTCAATGTAAAGCTGAGATATTTAACGGTTTTAGCGCTTCTGTTTTCATTGATGGGTGATATTTTACTCATGTTTGTTGACCGCTCTCCAAATTATTTTCTATTTGGCTTGGTTGCCTTTTTAGTCGCACATACCATGTATATATCAGTGTTTTTATTGCATCGCAACAAACAGATATATCCATTTAGGTTCTCTGCTATATTAATTGTTTACGGTTTGGGATTATACTCTTTTTTACAAGACGGATTGAATGATATGCTTTTTCCGGTACTCATCTACATGCTCGTAATTTTGATAATGGTAAATACGGCCTTTTTAAGAATAAAACAAACATCCAGCTTAAGTTATAAATTGGTGTTTATTGGTGCTATTACATTCGCAATCTCTGACAGCATATTAGCTTTAAACAAGTTCAACACACCCATAGCCTATTCCAATATAGGCATCATGTTCACTTATGGTCTTGCTCAATATTTAATAGTTTTAGGCATATTAAAACATCGCTAA
- a CDS encoding RNA polymerase sigma factor: MDKKLEHSFVELLEKHQNIVHKVCRLYTNNQDAHNDLFQEITIQLWKAYPKFRGDAKFSTWMYRVGLNTAITLYRKSKRTIKTQEFESVSFKIKSEDYDDTQEQQLKLLYTAVHQLNDIEKALVLLYLEDKNYSEISETLGISEVNARVKMNRVKKKLKTVLNP, from the coding sequence TTGGATAAAAAACTCGAACATAGTTTTGTTGAATTACTTGAAAAGCATCAAAATATTGTGCATAAAGTTTGTCGATTATACACTAATAATCAAGATGCACATAATGATTTGTTTCAAGAGATTACCATACAATTATGGAAAGCGTATCCAAAATTTCGAGGGGATGCCAAGTTTAGTACCTGGATGTATCGCGTTGGTTTAAATACAGCCATAACACTGTACCGAAAGTCAAAACGCACCATTAAAACACAAGAGTTTGAATCGGTGTCTTTTAAAATTAAATCGGAAGATTATGATGATACTCAAGAACAGCAGCTCAAATTATTATACACAGCGGTTCATCAGTTAAATGACATTGAAAAAGCACTAGTATTGTTGTATTTAGAAGATAAAAATTATAGCGAAATAAGTGAAACCCTGGGTATTTCAGAAGTTAACGCGCGCGTTAAAATGAATAGGGTAAAGAAAAAATTAAAAACAGTTTTAAATCCGTAA
- a CDS encoding 1-acyl-sn-glycerol-3-phosphate acyltransferase → MALFKRNPFGHILFIKKWLIRILGLLTHRRFRGFNDLQIEGSEIIKNLPDTNVLFISNHQTYFADVIAMFHVFNASLSGRLDNIKNVGYLWNPKLNMYYVAAKETMKSGLIPKIFAYTGSISIERTWRSEGKDVNRQVKMSDITSIKKALDDGWVVTFPQGTTTPFKPIRKGTAHIIKKYQPIVVPIVIDGFRRSFDKKGLRVKKKNVYQSFEIKEPLQIDYDNESIAEIVEKIEYAIEQHPSFLKVIPQEELEEKERLNRELRNW, encoded by the coding sequence ATGGCATTATTTAAAAGAAACCCTTTTGGGCACATACTTTTTATTAAGAAATGGTTGATCAGAATACTAGGTCTTCTTACACATCGCAGATTTAGAGGCTTTAACGATTTGCAAATTGAAGGTTCGGAAATCATTAAAAACCTTCCAGATACCAATGTATTATTTATCTCTAATCACCAGACTTATTTCGCTGATGTCATTGCCATGTTTCATGTGTTTAATGCTAGCTTGAGTGGTCGATTGGATAATATTAAAAACGTTGGTTACCTATGGAATCCAAAGCTTAATATGTACTATGTTGCGGCAAAGGAAACCATGAAGTCGGGATTAATACCAAAGATATTTGCTTACACAGGTTCTATAAGTATTGAACGTACTTGGCGTTCTGAGGGTAAAGATGTGAATCGACAAGTGAAAATGAGTGATATCACGAGTATAAAAAAAGCATTAGATGATGGTTGGGTGGTTACATTTCCGCAAGGGACAACCACACCATTTAAACCTATTCGTAAGGGGACTGCTCATATTATTAAAAAGTATCAGCCTATCGTTGTTCCAATTGTCATTGATGGTTTTAGACGTTCGTTTGATAAAAAGGGATTACGTGTTAAAAAGAAAAACGTCTATCAGTCTTTTGAAATTAAAGAACCGCTTCAAATTGATTATGATAATGAATCAATAGCAGAGATCGTAGAAAAGATTGAATACGCCATTGAACAACATCCTTCCTTTTTAAAAGTGATTCCACAGGAGGAGCTAGAAGAAAAAGAGCGCTTGAATAGAGAACTTCGCAATTGGTAA
- a CDS encoding CoA pyrophosphatase — protein MNFETFIKSVSKIKNINLPGEPSQFKMSPPFRKELIDENREKMKYAKRAGVMALFYPDNKVETHLVLILRKTYKGVHSAQVGFPGGKFETEDPNLEFTALRETQEEVGVLMNTVEVIKPMTQLYIPPSNFTVAPFLGITHQTPNFVKQEEEVEDLIEVPIIDFLDDSNTTDVKVMTSLNVELEVPAFKLNGHVIWGATAMMMSELKDLLKMTL, from the coding sequence ATGAATTTTGAAACGTTTATTAAATCGGTATCAAAAATAAAAAATATAAATCTACCAGGTGAACCCTCTCAGTTTAAAATGTCACCTCCCTTTAGAAAAGAACTCATTGATGAAAACCGGGAGAAAATGAAATATGCAAAAAGGGCAGGAGTAATGGCTTTGTTTTATCCTGATAATAAGGTAGAAACGCATTTGGTGTTAATTTTAAGAAAGACCTATAAAGGTGTGCATTCGGCACAGGTTGGTTTTCCTGGTGGAAAGTTCGAAACTGAAGACCCTAACTTAGAATTTACTGCACTTAGAGAAACTCAAGAGGAGGTAGGTGTGCTTATGAATACGGTTGAGGTGATTAAACCCATGACACAATTATATATTCCGCCGAGTAATTTTACGGTAGCACCATTCCTAGGAATTACTCATCAAACACCAAATTTCGTTAAACAAGAAGAAGAAGTCGAAGATCTGATAGAAGTTCCTATTATAGATTTTTTGGATGATTCAAATACAACCGATGTTAAAGTGATGACCTCCTTAAATGTAGAATTAGAAGTGCCAGCTTTTAAACTTAATGGGCATGTGATTTGGGGTGCTACAGCTATGATGATGAGCGAACTAAAAGACTTGTTAAAAATGACATTATAA
- a CDS encoding peptidylprolyl isomerase: MLLFNCEDKQSQKKSPTQNTVSNKVETQTKAKPKDTTNTQVPEEFLLTKDNAMEFFLQYDKKHKENKVRIVTDYGNIDILLFNETKFHRSNFIYLAKKGYFDNTQFYRVIENYIIQGGSTDDRHVMRKRRFIGKYLLPTDTKRGFHHDRGMISMPSSDIENPYKLASPYEFFIMLRDVHELDGDYTIFGKVISGLDVADKIANVDTDDADWPLKNVYIRRVEILE, translated from the coding sequence TTGCTATTATTCAATTGTGAAGATAAACAATCTCAAAAGAAAAGTCCTACTCAAAATACAGTTTCTAATAAGGTAGAAACTCAAACTAAGGCAAAACCAAAAGACACAACCAATACCCAAGTACCAGAAGAATTTCTCCTCACCAAAGACAATGCTATGGAATTCTTTTTGCAGTATGATAAAAAGCACAAAGAGAATAAAGTGCGTATTGTCACAGACTACGGAAACATCGACATCTTACTATTTAATGAAACTAAATTTCATCGCTCTAATTTCATTTATCTAGCAAAAAAAGGCTATTTCGACAATACTCAATTCTATCGCGTAATAGAAAATTATATTATTCAAGGTGGTAGTACCGATGATAGACACGTCATGCGGAAACGACGTTTTATTGGTAAATATTTATTACCTACTGATACCAAGCGTGGATTTCATCATGACAGAGGCATGATTTCTATGCCAAGTAGTGATATTGAAAACCCATATAAGCTAGCGTCACCATATGAGTTTTTTATCATGTTACGCGATGTGCACGAATTAGATGGCGATTATACCATCTTCGGAAAGGTCATTAGCGGATTAGACGTGGCTGACAAAATTGCTAATGTCGACACAGATGATGCCGATTGGCCTCTTAAAAATGTCTACATACGACGTGTTGAAATTTTAGAATAA
- a CDS encoding M3 family metallopeptidase — translation MFTKHLKAAILCSLILFASCKEEAKIEDNNTMSDNLLLQEWTGPYEGVPAFDKMNVNDIKDAVETGMALGLEDIEAIANNSEAPTFENTIVALEASGDELNHVFTYYGILSSNMSSPEFRAIQSELAPKLSEYNSKISQNEKLFQRIKAVYDASQEIPLPADQQRVVDLTYKQFEMNGANLNIEKKKRYAEINKELSSLYTTFSNNVLHDEENYVTYLNKNQLGGLSESFINSAAKIATDKGQDGKYAITNSRSSMDPFLTYSTERELRKIVWTNYYSRGDNGDDYDNNTLIADILKLRKERVGLLGYENYAQWRLQDRVAKNPENAMALMEAVWPAAIARVDEEVADMQAIADTNGDNITIKPWDYRYYAEKVRQNKYDLDSDEVKQYLQLDKLTEALFYTAGRLFNYKFTPVESGKVPVFHPDVNVWEVNDKDSGKHIGLWYLDPFARQGKRSGAWATTYRSYTSYQGETNVLASNNSNFVKPAPGEAVLVSWDDAQTFFHEFGHALHFFSSNVKYPTLNGGVRDYTEFQSQLLERWLSTDDVINQFLVHHKTGEPIPASLVEKIKKASTFNQGFGTTEYLASALIDMKLHLADPTDIDIDTFERETLAELNMPDELPMRHRTPHFGHVFSGEGYATAYYGYMWADVLTSDASEAFRDAPGGFYDEEVAAKLVKYLFAPRNSMDPAEAYRLFRGRDAKIEALMRDRGFPVPQN, via the coding sequence ATGTTCACAAAACACCTAAAAGCTGCAATCCTATGTAGCTTAATACTCTTTGCTAGCTGCAAAGAAGAAGCAAAAATCGAAGATAATAACACAATGAGTGACAACCTACTATTACAAGAATGGACTGGTCCATATGAGGGTGTGCCTGCTTTTGATAAAATGAATGTGAATGATATTAAAGACGCTGTAGAAACTGGAATGGCTCTTGGCTTAGAAGACATTGAGGCAATCGCTAATAATTCTGAAGCACCAACATTCGAAAACACCATTGTAGCATTAGAGGCCTCTGGCGACGAATTAAATCATGTATTTACATATTACGGCATACTAAGCAGTAATATGTCATCACCAGAATTTAGAGCAATACAAAGTGAATTGGCACCTAAACTTTCCGAATACAACTCAAAAATATCGCAAAATGAAAAGCTCTTTCAACGCATCAAAGCGGTTTACGACGCGTCACAAGAAATTCCATTACCAGCAGACCAACAGCGAGTTGTTGATTTGACCTATAAACAGTTTGAAATGAATGGCGCTAACCTAAATATTGAAAAGAAAAAGCGCTATGCCGAAATCAACAAAGAACTATCGTCGTTGTACACCACATTTTCTAATAATGTACTTCATGATGAAGAGAACTATGTAACGTATTTGAATAAAAATCAGTTGGGTGGTTTGTCAGAGTCTTTTATTAATTCCGCAGCTAAGATTGCAACCGATAAAGGGCAAGATGGGAAATACGCGATTACAAATTCTCGATCATCAATGGATCCGTTTCTTACATATTCTACAGAAAGAGAACTGAGAAAAATCGTTTGGACCAATTATTATTCAAGAGGTGATAATGGTGACGACTATGATAATAACACCCTTATCGCCGACATTTTAAAACTCCGAAAAGAGCGTGTTGGCCTACTAGGATATGAAAATTATGCCCAATGGCGCTTGCAAGATCGAGTGGCGAAAAACCCTGAAAACGCCATGGCTTTAATGGAAGCTGTTTGGCCTGCTGCGATTGCACGTGTTGACGAAGAAGTTGCTGATATGCAAGCCATTGCAGATACTAATGGAGATAACATCACCATTAAACCTTGGGACTATCGCTACTATGCGGAAAAAGTCCGACAAAATAAATACGATCTCGACAGCGATGAAGTAAAGCAATATTTGCAATTAGACAAACTCACCGAAGCTTTATTCTATACTGCTGGTCGTTTATTTAATTATAAATTTACACCCGTTGAAAGCGGGAAAGTTCCAGTATTTCATCCCGATGTAAACGTTTGGGAGGTTAACGATAAAGACTCTGGTAAGCATATCGGACTCTGGTACTTAGATCCATTTGCACGTCAAGGCAAGCGTTCTGGTGCATGGGCAACAACTTATAGAAGCTACACCTCCTATCAAGGAGAAACAAATGTTTTAGCGTCTAACAATTCAAATTTTGTAAAACCAGCACCAGGAGAGGCTGTACTTGTCTCTTGGGATGATGCGCAAACCTTTTTCCATGAGTTTGGTCATGCTCTGCATTTCTTCTCTAGCAACGTTAAATACCCAACGCTAAATGGAGGTGTAAGGGATTATACAGAATTCCAATCACAACTTTTAGAACGTTGGTTATCCACTGACGACGTGATCAATCAATTCTTAGTACATCATAAAACAGGAGAACCAATTCCAGCATCCTTGGTAGAAAAAATTAAAAAAGCATCGACTTTTAACCAAGGTTTTGGCACTACTGAATATTTAGCATCGGCACTTATTGATATGAAGTTGCATTTAGCTGATCCCACTGACATTGACATTGACACATTTGAACGCGAAACATTGGCAGAGTTGAACATGCCTGATGAATTGCCAATGCGCCATCGCACACCACATTTTGGTCACGTTTTCTCAGGCGAAGGTTATGCCACAGCTTATTATGGATACATGTGGGCAGATGTATTAACCAGTGATGCTTCAGAAGCATTTAGAGATGCCCCAGGCGGATTTTATGATGAGGAAGTAGCTGCGAAATTAGTGAAGTATTTGTTCGCACCAAGAAATTCTATGGATCCAGCTGAAGCCTATCGCCTATTTAGAGGTCGTGATGCAAAGATTGAAGCATTAATGCGTGATCGCGGTTTCCCAGTGCCTCAGAACTAA
- a CDS encoding nuclear transport factor 2 family protein, with amino-acid sequence MRTITLLLLFITSSSMVFAQNNNDIELISSTIENYYEGYIERDINKLNKAFDTVHGTMKVPVVENGKITAYENRYFKELMPKWGNREKLSAVALQNCALTILNIDIEDETIASAKMSMKVDKVTYIDILSLQKIDDQWKITNKIFSVDNQ; translated from the coding sequence ATGCGAACTATTACGCTTTTATTACTATTTATTACGAGTTCATCTATGGTGTTTGCTCAAAACAACAATGACATAGAGCTGATTTCATCTACTATTGAGAATTATTATGAAGGGTATATTGAACGTGATATTAATAAACTGAATAAAGCCTTCGACACAGTTCATGGCACAATGAAGGTACCCGTCGTTGAAAATGGCAAGATTACCGCTTATGAGAATAGGTATTTTAAGGAGCTTATGCCTAAGTGGGGAAACAGAGAAAAACTTTCTGCTGTCGCATTACAAAACTGTGCGCTGACAATTTTAAATATTGATATTGAAGATGAAACCATTGCCTCCGCGAAAATGAGTATGAAAGTGGATAAGGTCACTTATATTGATATCTTGTCGTTACAAAAAATTGATGACCAATGGAAAATTACAAATAAAATCTTCAGTGTTGACAATCAATAA